A stretch of Acipenser ruthenus chromosome 1, fAciRut3.2 maternal haplotype, whole genome shotgun sequence DNA encodes these proteins:
- the LOC131722046 gene encoding probable serine/threonine-protein kinase kinX, with amino-acid sequence MGIMELFAGCRGASRSLRRSVPSAMQFFLLFSCFLVAGIFASQISAEHGETETYSELRSKGKDPTEQVQGEEYDPIEQVQGEEHDPIEQVQGEEYDPIEQVQGEEYDPIEQVQGEEYDPIEQVQGEEYDPIEQVQGEEYDPIEQVQGEEYDPIEQVQGEEYDPIEQVQGEEYDPIEQVQGEEHDPIAQGEEHDPIVQGEEHDPIAQGEEHDPIAQDEEHDPIVQGEEHDPIEQVQGEEHDPIEQVQGEEHDPIVQGEEHDPIEQGEEHDPIVQVQGEEHDPIEQVQGEEHDTIQQVETEIHSEENVPVQPPIQPRPYPVKFIPPYGIPVPVTPFPFKLLSPRVIPVNAPVPPELQKVMNPKPVPMPRPLPISLAAAVRVLCSENKMYVRVRTDLYGFKCKAGQLTLGTSCRSNGVSGGYLLFTYGLKECGSQASVSIPCCREF; translated from the exons ATGGGTATAATGGAGTTGTTTGCTGGGTGCCGTGGCGCGTCCCGGTCATTGCGCCGATCCGTTCCATCGGCGATGCAGTTTTTCCTCCTTTTTTCCTGCTTTTTAGTTGCAGGTATTTTTGCTTCGCAGATCTCTGCGGAGCACGGCGAAACAGAGACGTATAGCGAGCTACGCAGCAAGGGAAAGGATCCTACTGAGCaagtacagggcgaggagtacgaccccattgagcaggtacagggcgaggagcacgaccccattgagcaggtgcaaggGGAGGAgtacgaccctattgagcaggtacagggcgaggagtatgaccctattgagcag gtacagggtgaGGAGtatgaccctattgagcaggtacagggcgaggagtatgaccctattgagcaggtacagggtgaGGAAtatgaccctattgagcaggtacagggtgaGGAGtatgaccctattgagcaggtacagggtgaGGAGtatgaccctattgagcaggtacagggtgaGGAGtatgaccctattgagcaggtacagggcgaggagcacgaccccattgcgcagggcgaggagcacgaccccattgtgcagggcgaggagcacgaccccattgcgcagggcgaggagcacgaccccattgcgcaggacgaggagcacgaccccattgtgcagggcgaggagcatgaccctattgagcaggtgcagggcgaggagcacgaccctattgagcaagtgcagggcgaggagcacgaccccattgtgcagggcgaggagcacgaccctattgagcagggcgaggagcacgatcccattgtgcaggtgcagggcgaggagcacgaccccattgagcaggtgcagggcgaggagcacgatacCATTCAGCAGGTtgagacagagatacacagtgaggaAAATGTTCCGGTTCAACCTCCAATACAACCAAGGCCTTACCCTGTGAAGTTTATTCCGCCTTACGGCATCCCAGTGCCTGTCACTCCCTTTCCTTTCAAGCTGCTTAGCCCTCGGGTGATCCCTGTCAACGCGCCCGTGCCGCCTGAGCTCCAAAAGGTCATGAATCCCAAGCCTGTTCCTATGCCCCGGCCGCTACCCATTAGTCTTGCTGCAGCGGTCCGCGTGTTGTGCAGCGAAAACAAAATGTACGTGAGGGTAAGGACTGACCTGTACGGATTCAAGTGTAAAGCAGGCCAGTTGACTCTGGGGACCAGCTGCAGAAGCAATGGAGTCTCTGGTGGGTATCTTCTCTTTACATACGGCCTCAAAGAATGTGGAAGCCAGGCGTCTGTGAGTATCCCATGCTGTAGAGAGTTCTGA